A segment of the Lineus longissimus chromosome 11, tnLinLong1.2, whole genome shotgun sequence genome:
ATGATGTTTAGACCATTCTCAATGATATTACCACAAAAAATTCCCTATATATAAACTTCAAAATTGATacgaaaaaacaaattttcaggtATTACAGCGCCATTTCTCGATGAAATTTAATTCTGTTTGTTGGATACGTGAGTGTTTAGTCATTTGCTACCATGCTTTAGGCCTACAGAGCGATTTTTAAAACAGAACATGATTTGTGAATTAAATTGGATTTAATGAATTAAAGTCGCATTGTATCAACTTTAAGTGACTCTTAGCAGAAGCcacttaaaaatattttaaatcgccaagtgaccttgaaaagtatagaTACCAATGAATACCTTTCAGCTTGCAGTAATTTTTAGCTCTGTACCATAATAAACCTTTCACATTTAAATAGTTTTCAATTTGCAGAGTGGGGTTCAGCGTCAGTTGATCCAGGCCTGTGTGACAGTAATGGGTCGCTTGCTTCATTGGTGGATAATCTTAGTGTTGTGATAGCAATGCTTTGTTTTTACTGCTTGAATACTGAGTAAACATTGTGTTTCATCACGCAATCGCAATATTTATGATTTTATtatggctatacatgtataataaaagTTTAAGTTAAATGATAGCCATAGGTTTATTTTGCCTGAAGGTTTGACGCAGAAGAATCTGCAATGTAGGACAACTTAACCACTTGAACTAAGACGAGTTAgtgtgtttgtgtgtgtggggggggggggggggggggtacatatTATAGGGCTACCACATGTTAGCTTGTACCAACAGCAGATATACATTAAACATCTTCTAATTTCAATCTAGAATGGTGCAATTTGTTCTTATTTCCACATAAAATACTACTTGGAAACTCATATACGTGCATGTTGTGTTTTGATCAAGAAATTCTTTGACAATACAAAATATGTGTACCAGCAACGACCCATGCATTTCTTTGCCCATTTATTTGTCAAAACAAAGGATTTCCATTCCAAACAAAAACAATCAATTGCCCAATGACTACACTGTATAATTCAGCGCGGACGATCATTTCGTCACTGTTTTCACTTTcacaaaacttttttgattttgagtaATCAGCATATGGCCAGCGCTCTATTAAACTCTATTAAACACTGTGTAAATTCAGTGTGGATCGTTGTTCTTtgtgacttccggtcgtggtgaatacatgtctctgcccatatTCAAGTGTTCACATTTTTTATGATTCGAGAAAACTCAATTGGTTGTGTGTTCTAAACGACTTGTACAGGTCTGCAAATACCATTGACCTATATGATTAGGTTTGGTGGCAAACccccaaaattgaaaattttttgaTTGGTCATTTCGTGAAAACAGCGACGATTTGTGGGACTGTAGTGACTGCAGCAGCCTGGAAATAAAACTAAAGCCTCTTGCTAAAGTTGCTAGTTGACTGCAAACAAACAATAGGCTCCTAATTAAAAGCAGCATTCACACTCAATTCCTGCAAGCTAAGATTAAGCTCGGGACCCATTGGACTAGGGTGTTCATGGGCCAAAACCAGCAGTGTTATCGTTTCATAATATAATGCCACGATTTCTTCTCTTTTGCTTGCAATAAGGTCGTCTAGATCGACCCGGGGGCGGTCTAACGTTTTACGACGTCGTGGCGTCACGTAGAAAATGTAGGGTTTCGAGCTGCCAATTACCCCTCCATTTTTTTCGTTCCATCTCCCAGTACCCAGTGCTAGATATAATAGGCAGCAGGAAATCCAACATTTTTTTAAGGAACTACGGCTAGTCGGATTTATCCACGGAAACTCTTTAAAGGCACCTTAAtgtgaaatttatattttcagtAGGGCTCCTTTTGGATGAAAGTTCAGCTTCATAAGTCTCCGGGTGCCCCACAAGAGGGTTTTTATCAAAGGAAAGGCTTGAACTACCATCGTAAAATATTAGATGTTCACTGACATTTTGCTAACATTTTGTCATACTCAGCGTCCCATGAGCtgaaatatatagaacgccaCAACTAGGCAGAATACCACGCTCAACGTCCGTTACATATGTTGGGCAATTTTCTACATTTTGCTGGGAACTATATATTAGTAACACCGAGAATAATTCAAGATATTAATCAACATATCGGATGATGTTGATTTGCATTTTGCCAGGAACCTAATAATTATTAGATACACCGAGAAATATGGATTTAATAATAAACATTTTGCTAGATATTAATATTGACCCGTCATTGATCGTTGATGGCCAAGAAGGCGGACGATATATATTGATTTACACTTTGCCAGGAACCTAATTTTAGAAACGCCTAGAAGTCTGGATTTATTATTGATTGTTGGTAGAAAAATATGGTATATTGATTTCCTTAGTGTTCGCACCTGTCTTGGACCCGGGGTTTACATCCTTACACATACTGTAAATGAACATTTTCTCATCCCAAAAGCATCCAGATAATCATTGATTCAATATAATCACATAGAAATATAACTTGATTAGGCCTTGGGCAAGTCAATTCATGTCTTGTGCCGCAACAGTATCCATGTTTTGGGAAGACTGCAACAAAAACAGGTGCCCCTTGACGATCAAGTGGTAAATTCTTACTAACATTTCAAGCAAGCTGGCCTCCCGGCCAACACACCGAGCACACACACGCCCTTCCAGTGAGCGCCTATGCCGCGAATCCACTCTTAACTCTTCATAGGCACCTTTGGTTTTGTTATCGAAATTTCTTCATATTTATTCTGTGATAAAAATCCATTGACATCGGCTAACAATGCCGAAACGAAATGCAGTGAATGATGACAATGCTGATATAACAAAGAAATCTCGCCATGTACAGAAGTTCTTGGCAAAGTATGCTGAGAAATGACCAGAACTGGACTACCAGTGGAGCGAGGTGAATTGCACTTGTTGTCAAAAAAACTAAAAGCACCGAATTCACCCcctcaaaatctgaaaaatatggaGTTTCTggtgaaaaaaatctgaaatgggTCCTACAGGGATTGGCAGCtctaaaaatcatttttttctggatgaaccggcgtggctttcatgcaactaaaattcctggcccttctcaacacgtacatgtacaacggtttgtcggatgagactaagccgtggtcccttggacctgagtgtctatgccagggcaagtaaaagatcccacataggtagACAGTAGCCTCTGGTGGACTTCATACCTCCGCCAATCCAATTCGGTTACGacaccggtaatgatatgatgatgatgattatgatgatgatgatgatgatatatccGTTCATCATACCCACCGCGCGCGAATTAAGTCGATTATACAGAACGATTATACGTGCGCGCGCACCTTCTATGTAGTACGAATAACAATTGCAATGGGTATGTCGTTTGTAAAATATTTGCTACCGGCCATATCTTAGATCAATTTTGGACAATTTCTAGGGGCTTTGTGGATCTTGTAAGCTGCCTATTTCTAGAGAAAATTTTTCCACCGCTTGTCGCCTTGAAGATCAACATAGTGactcattttcttttcagcatcgACCGGTGTTCCTTCTCAGATCGCAATACAACCAGGACCAGTCGAAGTGAAGCAAGGACATAACGTCAGTCTGTGGTGTCGACTGAAAAATGACACTAATAAAGATATACCAGTAAACTGGCATTCGCCACCAAATTTCAGAACAATAACGACCAATTGTGAGTCTTATGCAAAAGATAAACACAAAATGTCATGTTCAGATACTGAGGACAGTCTTAGATTTTATAATTTGTCAATCATGGATGCCCAATGGACCGATAAAGGAGAATATCGATGTTTACGTGCCAACGTCATGGCCATTGTGGATTTACATGTTTTGGGTAAGTTATGAACAGGATACATATATATGCGTAAGAGCACTTTAATTAAACAAATTTAATGCAATAAAAAGGATGCTCTGTGTATAATGACAACATGGTTGCTATTCCAACAACAAACCACACCTACCGTTATGATGTAAAAGCGCTGTCTTTAAATAGCTGGAGTCGTGCCCAGAAGTTGACATACACTTgataattttgaataaaatctgcAATTCTTACCAAAACTATTTCAAATGTTGCAAGCCATATCTATTCTTTCTTTGGCcacatgcaaaaaatggcattgTGTGCAAAATATCCCAATATCAAAATACCACGATAAAACTATCTTTTCAAATCCTGCAGTAATTAATCCCGCAATAGAACAGAATCGTACTCTGGTCCATTCTCTGTCTctgactttctgtgaaaaaaaagtttgaaaaaaatcggtgCACTTTGTTGATAtcacaaaatatcaaacttATGAGAATTCCAATTTTCGAAAATTTTTATGAGTTTCTGTTCCTCTTGATGCCCTTTATAATGGCAATGACTATTTTTATTGATGTTTGACATGGTGGGAACTTTTGAGGTTTCGGATAACTTCCAAGTTGCCGACGATTTGGGCACTTTTTCACCCTTGAGATTCGCGATATTATCATAGTAGAAAGaattttttgagaatttttttacaaaaagttAAAGAATGGCCAAGAGTATGATTCTGTTCTATTCGAGTATCAATAACTGCAGGATTGAAAAAGATAggtttttcatgatattttgatatcgtgAAAACTCGCACGGAAATTGAAAAGTTTAtggacggacgacgacgacgacggatgacggacaTAGTGTCGACATAATGCCCCCTCGAAGGCGGGggcataataatgataatttgtTTGGATTGGAGTGCTATAATAATGTACATGCATTTTCGAAGcactaaacaatgataaaaCATCTATATACGCATATAAAACAGATCAGTAATAACACTGACAAtagtttattgataaaacaggtAGACAATAAATACTAATTAGTTTTAATTCGATTCGTTTCAAAGTCGATCTAAATTATTAGTTAGCCCTCGGGAGAATTGAAGCAATACAGTCATACTGCATGGTACAATTATCACCTGTCCATtgtagaaaacagctggcaaTCGGGAGTGCACATATTTCTGCACACatctataattgtaccacaaaTTACCTTCATTTCAGCCGGAGTGTTCTTGTAAACCAATGTGCTTCTGCTTCGTCTTTGTCGGTTGATTATCTATTGTCCGTTTCCAGTTCCGGTAACAGAAGTGAGACTAAAAAAAATCGTCGAGAGGACAGTTGATGCGCGACAGCACTTGCAAAAGAACCTGACCTGCACAACAAATTGTGCATATCCGGCACCAATTATTTCATGGTTTGTAAATGACGTAAGTAGAGCAATACGTTCATAATCTCAAAGTTTCTGATAAGTGCTTTTATGAATACACGACAAAAAGAGAGAGTCGGTAATGGAAACTTGATATAGCATGTATAGCCATTTCagataatattatcagtgcagtgccctagtaagcgcgcagcgcctttaggttggggggaaaccccccaaaccccctggttgggaccctgctatagttccttccgccaattttttgttttgatagacagttttctccgtgtatcgcattagcagtaactcaactccatcgtcatattaatagccggcaaagaaatggaaaatgccccccccccccccgaaaggtgtccagactatcgtagtctgggactctggcagattctaatgtaaagtgcaagctctattgatctcgcgcaactgtcgccatggagagccccccccccccccccccaacccccgtccttctgacatgttttagccagtgcatgggggggaaggcccctccccctattggcctctcaataagtccttccgagctgcttaccctggggcgctcgagtggaaccccgaaatcttcatgatggtgcagtcctttgacacgtttaacccagagcgaggaagaggtactcctttgatggtaccctaactgcaaccctcaaccatcattacccttccttttcactggcataaTATTGGCAAGACGCCCAataggtcgtactggtggcttccttgagacaattgcttgtggtcgtacctgggaaaccaattcaaggggtcagggatctagggatcaggtttttcccccaccaacatgttgccgaatggttaatgcataaataattggttggaaagggattttgctggccaagagacttgaaaacacttgactcttgaggaacaccagactgatgaacaaagaacatGAGGatcatagaaccctcttcatacctgggagcataaaaagcctgctagcgaatattgattattctttagaaaaaaacagaagatctgcaaaaccaatggtaccccataaaaacatacattcctccttcaggtgtcttcggatcccaccacggcccatgtggaattcgttcaaaaggtttattgaaatctcaaaataaaatttttttctcgaaacgcctgcccgtcttttggtttattatttcgggattatatccattttaagcatcttttggatatcatcACTAAAGTatgaaaaatcaaaacacatatgtcgggggtaaaccccctgaaattgaagtttgattaaaaaacagtgagaataatcgtgtggttctctctcggagctcagaatagtcgagttactactttcgcgcgtttatctcttctggcggccattttaagtcaaatttaagccatttggaacgaatccatggacttgagaaacattgtttacattggatacgtcgtatgcacgttaaccatagctGCGCGcttaataagcccccctttaggaggggctcttaagatacacgtgtgtgtgggagtatatactgatttcatgagaaataaagagagtaactattgtatatcctacaaacaattttttttggtatttttctgaattaactccgttgagtttaccgatttctccgcgatcttccggtggtggttgctatcccatttgttgaaattaatttaaattaatttaaatcttcatgggaattcgctacatcatatgcctaagaaattggccaattatagtaatatttttattagagaaatatccgtcctaaataatgacagaaaagggtggtttattttaattttgtgtcgacatgatcgaggtcacgtgacataaaaacaaaacaatcgcacacacccgtccaaaaaaggcactttaagaaaaacaaatacgtttttccagcttaaaaccacactgacgactaagttatattggtcttctgcccaaatctgaagtatcaaaatgaatcacaaactagaactagctctttttagcaaaagttgcgtgaaaaattcgggtgagcgacattctgcaccctagcggccaataattaaactactttcagccgtctgctccggtctcgttagggagtttttcccaaatgtacgcgatgatgacgtgccccattaacaggacgtaacatctattttaaaatgcgtttccaaagtgaatgcatgaggacaacctatttgtgtcgtatatcactggaaacgcccgattcccgtgaataaggacaatcacaatgtattacattaccaaaacaaaaatgtgtcggaaggaactatatggatggtcccatcgcacccccccccccctccagcagtatgacacagaagggctagttgactgtccaccggggggggggcgggtttggggggagcttccccccaacgcactggtaaaaacctatgtcgacggaggggggtttggggggtgtcccccccattgtaacagctgtagttgctagagcttgcacttaacatatgctcgtaggggggttcgggggagctcccccgacctaaaggggggctcactaagtccttgactttacatattagtatgAGGCTGGGATAGGAATTCACAAGTTTCACTGGCATCTGGGGCATGAGTGCTGTTGCGAATGAGGGCAGATCAAAAAGTTTGACTACGGAGCAATCACTTTAAAAGGGGTTATCACAGCCTTTCGACAACACGTTTActcaaaaatgtacatgtaactttcacGAGTTCATCTGTGGAAAATTATCGTCAAACTCCTCGAATAACGAAAGGTGCAGCAGTTTTTAGCTGAGGTCGATACAGCCTCTGAATTCGCTGTCGTTATCATGATGTCGAGCTTGGGAAGGCCTCATGAAAACATGATGACTctattatttttcaaaagccaGAGGTTGCATAGGTGAGTAGAAACAGGCATCTACAAGTGTTAATACCGGTCACGTCTGCAAACATTTGTATGCTATATGCACTTATTGATGACATATCTGCAATGCTGTGAATCCTATTCAAATattttaaacatgtcaaagtcGGCAATTGTCAGTCTTCATAATATTTGAACCTTAATAAGGTTGATTGCATGTTATGCAATAATGAATCCAGATGCACTTTTGAACTGCATGCATAATCAGACCACttaaaatattgcaatatttcggTCATTTTCAGAAGAACTGTGCTCTGCTACATGTTTATCAATTTTCATCATTGAGTTATATGATGGTCGTATGGTGCCATTGTGTACTTTTGCACTTTTGCTCATCAGCCAAAAAGGTACCTTTTTCTCACAAACTACTTTCCGCTACATCTCATGAATGATGCGCGTGGACCACTTAGCCAATTTTACCATTGCCATACTTATTTTCCAGGAACCGTTTAATGGCAACGCGACGGTCACAGAAATGGGCTGCGAAGGCGCGAAGGAGGGCCAGTACCGGACTGAAAGTACAGTGACAGACATGGAGGAGGATGGAAAGGAATATGACATTTCATGTACGGCAGAAAACGTCGTTGGAGAGCCAAACGTTTCAAAAACAATGCCTGTCAATTGCCCACAATGTTTCAATTATGGTAGGCATCTTTCAATTGTTTACGTTGTCATATAGCGTTGTTTATTTTTTGTGATCTCACTCATTGCTTATTTCAATTCTGTCAGGCTAGTGGAAACACTAATCATGGTGAATGCCTAAAAACTGTTAGTTTCCTTGTTTCAGAAACTGGAGACAAGCTTTCCTATACCTACTTGGTTCCCTATCATCATTCTTTTCAGTGTTCAGACCACTTCTTTCATTTTCGCTTCTACGGGTTTGTTTTCACAAGAGTGAACACAGTAGCGCCACTGGGGACTGTGGCTGGTATATCATAATCATGGCTGACGGTCGTTCAAAACGTGGCGGACGGGTGATTGTGTTTTCTCACATAGCCGCTAGGATTTTTTATGCATGCTTATCAGCTTCAATGATATGCttaaggttttttttctttccagtaACCCCCAGTCCACATCAGTCTTTAATTACTCATACAGCCGTGATAGGCATGATAGTGGCAATATGTGCTTTGTTTGTCATAGCACTGACAATCGGCATAGTATTCATCAGGAAAAAATATCAGGACAGAGTAAGTTTTCCAATGATTTTAGTTGCAgcttcttggcattttcttatTCATTTGCCGTTGCATAATCTGCTTAGTAGCTGCCTAGTAGAGTTCACATTTAGTCGTAATCATACCTGATTTGGAAAGATTGATTGAATAggctcttaaaggggtacggcgTTCGTGTGTACTGGTGGGTGAGGCAATGGTTACTTATTCATGGTTATATGCACAATGCACTACACGCAGTGCAGTCACGGTGCATGCATTTTTGCTGAAACGTTGCACATATTTGTCTACACTTTGAAATTTAGGCGATTTTGGAAATGGCGAATATGTCATAAACCACCTGGAAAACTTATTTTCCTGAGTGATCCctgtttgaaatgaaaaaaaagaaatgtgaaaTGTTACTGGCGACCGATTGACATGGTTGGTTCCAAATAGACACTCAGTAATTCTGTTGTGACGTATGCAATTGGTGGGAACACCCAAAGAACAAAGTTGGTCATTAAAGTTAACCTTAAAAAGTGGTCTGTAATTTAGGGTTGATCTGTAGATCTTCAGTTGATTTCATTAAACAAAATATCAGAGACCATGGGGCCATAGTTCGttcatatatatttgtttatttcataCAACAGTTTGTACAGATTTACAGAATATTCTTCATAACTTTACCAGAAATgctacttaaaggccatatatctaggtttgaaaacatgcttgatactcatgaaatatgttgagggttaaaaaaacaagatcccagacattaaaaaaattctaataataaagtcattatttagttatttcaattttcaattttaaactatttgaatttcccaccacacacaactttagattagtttcacatgtggccgctagggattttttgatgacgtagatcaggctagtcagaacaaagcaagatggctttcgcatacagttcagagagtgagagcagtgaatttgaggatgttttggtcgataaagaaggatatttaaacgttgagccgtacatgttcgagccattaatatcactagatcataatgagagtgatcattcggacgaaagtgatgaggaagtggaggatgaacgccctgaacgtgcaggcaacagaaaatggaggctgtcgcatgtaagtggggttggtcaaatcgaatacagatggaacagctgtttttaacaagtggcatttaatattcagttggatgcagatatccggcttcatgtgataatccgtatcgataaagtgatcactgcaaagtttggccgaaggcccaggcttccaacactccaaacgtttgcacttccgaatccacagcttcctcctctctcgttcaactggctttggaaattcatgaaaatgggtcccatccgtcattcgattgttctttgtgctatccttgacacaattcggagccacacaatacaccatagtgaatgaaacacattacttccaggtgtgcataattaattaaggccctcctgcttttatgattgcatgacatgtacagatagcctgatct
Coding sequences within it:
- the LOC135495396 gene encoding uncharacterized protein LOC135495396 isoform X2; this translates as MHHDNIGPFHLIHTLYSLMLKEKSCCRPCWQEDELNGAGHCEERMGYASTGVPSQIAIQPGPVEVKQGHNVSLWCRLKNDTNKDIPVNWHSPPNFRTITTNCESYAKDKHKMSCSDTEDSLRFYNLSIMDAQWTDKGEYRCLRANVMAIVDLHVLVPVTEVRLKKIVERTVDARQHLQKNLTCTTNCAYPAPIISWFVNDEPFNGNATVTEMGCEGAKEGQYRTESTVTDMEEDGKEYDISCTAENVVGEPNVSKTMPVNCPQCFNYVTPSPHQSLITHTAVIGMIVAICALFVIALTIGIVFIRKKYQDRCLAQAECEPRFVCFLSRCADYYDYSDYSDYSKFTRQRNRSQ
- the LOC135495396 gene encoding uncharacterized protein LOC135495396 isoform X3, whose amino-acid sequence is METRVVTFLVMQLVVTQTASTGVPSQIAIQPGPVEVKQGHNVSLWCRLKNDTNKDIPVNWHSPPNFRTITTNCESYAKDKHKMSCSDTEDSLRFYNLSIMDAQWTDKGEYRCLRANVMAIVDLHVLVPVTEVRLKKIVERTVDARQHLQKNLTCTTNCAYPAPIISWFVNDEPFNGNATVTEMGCEGAKEGQYRTESTVTDMEEDGKEYDISCTAENVVGEPNVSKTMPVNCPQCFNYVTPSPHQSLITHTAVIGMIVAICALFVIALTIGIVFIRKKYQDRCLAQAECEPRFVCFLSRCADYYDYSDYSDYSKFTRQRNRSQ